In Legionella cardiaca, a genomic segment contains:
- the purH gene encoding bifunctional phosphoribosylaminoimidazolecarboxamide formyltransferase/IMP cyclohydrolase, whose product MMTDQNFVPFIPKRALLSVSDKRGIVKLGQVLHSHGIELVATGNTAALLQSHDLPVTDVSSCTHFPEMLDGRVKTLHPAIHAGLLARGQEDEILLHEHQIERFDLLVVNLYPFEQTISSHDCDFQKAIENIDIGGPAMIRSAAKNHAHVFVVITPDDYDSVETYLRTKKAPKNWGFLLAKKAFAHTAAYDAAIANYLGTLNDAKEPSGFPSVLTCQFKQQSELRYGENPHQQAIFYRDKNPPQDSLAMAEVIQGKQLSYNNLLDADAAYDCVRSFPTTEATCVIVKHGNPCGIALGDTIGNAYLRAFQADPISSYGGILAFNQTIDEETAKLILEKQFAEVIITPAITEAAKAIFATKPAIRILITGEWQVRNESRLDLRSIHGGLLVQEHDDYLINNKEFNFITEKKPTKQEIQDLMFAWIAVKHVKSNAIVLAKNTATLGIGAGQTSRVMSTRIALWQAKEGGYSTTGAVLASDAFIPFTDTVDMAIEAGITAVIQPGGSIRDKQIIERANTAGIAMVLTGYRHFKH is encoded by the coding sequence ATCATGACTGACCAGAATTTTGTTCCTTTCATTCCCAAAAGAGCATTGTTAAGTGTTTCTGACAAACGGGGCATTGTAAAATTAGGGCAGGTACTTCACAGTCATGGAATTGAACTGGTTGCGACGGGTAATACAGCAGCGCTTTTGCAAAGTCATGACTTACCAGTAACGGACGTTAGTTCTTGTACCCATTTCCCTGAAATGCTTGATGGTCGAGTCAAAACATTACATCCGGCAATTCATGCAGGTCTTTTAGCACGTGGACAAGAAGATGAAATTCTCTTACATGAACACCAAATCGAAAGATTTGATTTATTGGTGGTAAATCTATATCCATTCGAACAAACTATTAGCAGCCATGATTGCGATTTTCAAAAAGCTATCGAAAATATCGATATTGGTGGACCAGCCATGATTCGCTCGGCTGCGAAAAATCATGCTCATGTCTTTGTTGTAATTACTCCTGATGATTATGATTCAGTGGAAACGTATCTACGTACTAAAAAAGCTCCGAAAAATTGGGGATTTTTATTAGCAAAAAAAGCTTTTGCTCATACAGCAGCCTATGATGCCGCTATCGCTAATTATTTAGGCACATTAAATGATGCTAAAGAACCTTCTGGTTTCCCCTCTGTATTGACATGTCAGTTTAAACAACAATCTGAGCTGCGTTATGGTGAAAATCCTCATCAGCAGGCCATCTTTTATCGAGATAAAAATCCCCCGCAAGATTCCTTAGCTATGGCGGAAGTAATTCAAGGAAAACAACTCTCTTATAATAACCTGCTTGATGCCGATGCCGCTTATGATTGCGTTCGTTCATTCCCGACAACAGAAGCAACCTGTGTGATTGTCAAACACGGCAACCCGTGCGGAATAGCTCTAGGTGACACAATTGGAAATGCTTATTTACGTGCCTTCCAGGCTGATCCAATCTCAAGTTATGGTGGAATTTTAGCCTTCAATCAAACGATTGATGAAGAAACCGCCAAACTTATTCTGGAAAAGCAATTTGCAGAAGTCATCATTACTCCTGCTATTACTGAAGCAGCCAAAGCTATTTTTGCCACAAAACCAGCGATTCGTATCTTAATCACCGGCGAATGGCAGGTACGAAATGAATCCAGATTAGACCTGCGTAGCATTCATGGTGGATTACTTGTGCAAGAGCATGACGACTATTTAATTAATAACAAAGAATTTAACTTCATAACTGAAAAAAAACCGACAAAGCAAGAGATTCAAGATTTAATGTTTGCATGGATAGCAGTCAAACATGTCAAATCAAATGCCATTGTTCTCGCTAAAAATACGGCTACTTTGGGTATTGGTGCCGGACAAACCAGTCGCGTCATGAGTACACGCATCGCTTTATGGCAAGCAAAAGAAGGGGGATACTCTACCACAGGTGCAGTTCTGGCATCCGATGCATTTATTCCTTTTACAGATACAGTCGATATGGCCATTGAAGCAGGTATCACGGCTGTTATTCAGCCAGGAGGTTCTATCCGTGATAAACAAATTATTGAAAGAGCAAATACTGCTGGGATAGCAATGGTGCTGACGGGTTATCGCCATTTTAAACATTAA
- the prmA gene encoding 50S ribosomal protein L11 methyltransferase, which translates to MWYEVKIDQCHRDDVDALSEALEETGALSITLTDKHDDPVLEPEPGTMPLWPDVIINALYAEENDAKQAMQNLSSQYQNLQFSLHTLADQDWERAWMKDFKPQRFGQNLWICPSWMEPPEPNAVNLILDPGLAFGTGTHPTTFLCLTWLDQAPLQDKTVIDYGCGSGILALAALKLGAAKVYAVDIDEQALQATTNNALANVENASQLSIGFPENLDSKVDLLIANILLAPLLGLQSKFKDLLKTNGTLIISGILEDQAASLIEAYQTDFNHHDSKTMDGWCLLVFTRR; encoded by the coding sequence GTGTGGTATGAAGTAAAAATTGATCAATGCCACCGTGATGATGTGGATGCATTAAGTGAAGCGCTGGAAGAAACTGGCGCTTTATCGATTACCCTTACTGATAAACATGATGATCCTGTCTTGGAGCCAGAACCAGGAACCATGCCCCTTTGGCCTGATGTGATTATTAATGCCCTGTATGCCGAAGAGAATGATGCAAAGCAAGCGATGCAAAATTTAAGTTCGCAATATCAGAATTTGCAATTTTCCCTCCATACCTTGGCTGATCAGGATTGGGAACGCGCCTGGATGAAAGATTTCAAACCACAGCGCTTTGGCCAGAATCTATGGATTTGTCCTTCATGGATGGAGCCGCCAGAACCGAACGCGGTTAATTTGATTTTAGATCCCGGATTAGCATTTGGCACAGGAACTCATCCAACAACCTTTCTTTGCTTAACTTGGCTTGACCAGGCGCCATTGCAAGATAAAACAGTGATTGATTATGGTTGTGGCTCAGGAATTCTTGCTCTTGCTGCATTAAAACTTGGTGCTGCCAAGGTGTATGCTGTAGACATTGATGAGCAGGCTTTGCAAGCAACTACCAATAATGCTCTTGCCAATGTGGAGAATGCCTCCCAACTAAGCATAGGGTTTCCTGAGAATTTGGATAGTAAGGTTGATTTATTAATCGCTAACATTTTGCTAGCACCACTGCTTGGTTTGCAAAGCAAATTTAAAGACTTGCTTAAAACCAATGGGACCCTGATAATCTCTGGAATTTTGGAAGATCAGGCAGCCTCGTTAATTGAGGCCTATCAAACTGATTTTAATCACCACGACTCCAAAACAATGGATGGCTGGTGCTTATTAGTTTTTACCCGCCGCTAA
- the accC gene encoding acetyl-CoA carboxylase biotin carboxylase subunit — protein MLSKIVIANRGEIALRILRACKELGIQTVAVHSDVDKDLLHVRLADETVCIGPASSQKSYLNIPAIISAAEITDAVAIHPGYGFLSENADFADIVEQSGFRFIGPRGDTIRLMGDKVSAIAAMKKTGVPCVPGSDGPLTDDDARNLELGRQIGYPVIIKAAGGGGGRGMRVVHTEANLLNAIALTRSEAKAAFNNSMVYMEKFLENPRHIEFQVLGDGKGNAIHLGERDCSMQRRHQKVVEEAPAPGISPELRQKIGESVVNACRELKYRGAGTFEFLYQDGCFYFIEMNTRIQVEHSVTEMITGIDIVKEQIKIASDIPFTLQQEDIKFRGHAIECRINAEDAKTFMPSPGTIRLLHQPGGPGIRFDSHIYSSYTVPPNYDSMIGKLISYGETRAEAFARMRNALDEIIIDGIKTNTELHQRILKDKAFMQGGTNIHYLEKMLKE, from the coding sequence ATGCTTAGTAAAATTGTTATCGCCAACCGTGGCGAAATTGCACTTCGTATTTTACGTGCTTGTAAAGAGCTTGGCATTCAAACTGTTGCAGTCCATTCTGATGTTGATAAAGACTTACTCCATGTACGCCTTGCTGATGAAACAGTATGTATTGGGCCTGCCAGTTCCCAAAAAAGCTATTTAAATATCCCAGCGATTATTTCGGCGGCAGAAATTACCGATGCTGTTGCAATTCATCCAGGCTATGGTTTTTTATCTGAAAATGCAGATTTTGCAGATATTGTTGAGCAGAGTGGATTTCGCTTCATTGGACCACGCGGAGATACCATTCGCTTAATGGGTGATAAAGTCTCTGCCATTGCTGCCATGAAAAAAACAGGCGTTCCCTGCGTTCCAGGTTCAGATGGTCCACTAACTGACGATGATGCCCGCAATCTTGAACTAGGTCGTCAAATTGGCTATCCGGTCATTATTAAAGCCGCTGGCGGCGGTGGTGGTCGTGGCATGCGCGTTGTGCATACAGAAGCAAATTTGCTGAATGCCATCGCACTAACTCGTAGTGAAGCAAAAGCAGCTTTTAATAACTCCATGGTCTATATGGAGAAGTTTCTTGAAAATCCACGGCATATTGAATTTCAGGTGCTTGGTGATGGCAAAGGGAATGCCATTCATTTAGGTGAGCGCGATTGTTCCATGCAGCGCCGACACCAAAAAGTCGTTGAAGAGGCACCTGCTCCTGGTATTAGCCCTGAATTGCGCCAAAAAATTGGTGAATCAGTCGTTAATGCCTGCCGTGAATTAAAATATCGTGGCGCAGGAACCTTTGAATTTTTGTATCAAGATGGTTGCTTTTATTTCATTGAAATGAATACCCGTATTCAAGTTGAGCACTCAGTCACTGAAATGATTACCGGTATCGATATTGTAAAAGAACAAATTAAAATTGCCAGTGACATACCCTTTACGTTACAGCAGGAAGATATCAAATTTCGCGGTCATGCTATCGAATGCCGAATCAATGCTGAAGATGCAAAAACCTTTATGCCTTCACCTGGTACTATTCGTTTACTGCACCAACCAGGGGGACCAGGCATTCGTTTTGACTCTCACATTTATAGTAGTTATACCGTACCACCGAACTATGACTCCATGATTGGGAAACTAATCAGTTATGGCGAAACACGGGCAGAAGCCTTTGCCAGAATGCGCAATGCGCTCGATGAGATTATTATCGATGGCATTAAAACAAATACAGAATTACATCAACGTATTCTTAAAGATAAGGCTTTTATGCAAGGTGGAACGAATATCCATTATCTAGAAAAAATGTTGAAGGAATAA
- the accB gene encoding acetyl-CoA carboxylase biotin carboxyl carrier protein: protein MDIRKIKKLIELLEETGISEIEIKEGEESVRLSRHNYSGEHPAQIRYVAPPVHSTPPPAAPAAAPSENKATAPVTAGHKVRSPMVGTMYTSPSPDAAPFVTIGQSVKVGDTLCIVEAMKMFNEIEADRAGKIVDILVANGEPVEYDQALFVIEE, encoded by the coding sequence ATGGATATTCGCAAAATCAAAAAATTGATCGAATTATTAGAAGAAACCGGTATCTCTGAAATTGAAATTAAAGAGGGCGAAGAATCGGTTCGCTTAAGCCGCCACAATTACTCAGGCGAACATCCTGCGCAAATACGTTATGTCGCTCCGCCAGTACACTCGACCCCACCACCAGCAGCACCTGCAGCAGCACCGAGTGAAAATAAAGCTACAGCACCAGTAACTGCAGGCCATAAAGTTCGCTCGCCAATGGTAGGAACAATGTATACATCACCCTCTCCCGATGCGGCACCTTTCGTAACTATCGGGCAGTCAGTCAAAGTCGGCGATACACTCTGTATTGTTGAAGCAATGAAAATGTTTAATGAAATTGAAGCGGATAGAGCAGGGAAAATAGTGGATATTCTGGTGGCTAATGGTGAACCCGTTGAATATGACCAGGCCCTATTTGTCATTGAAGAATAA
- the aroQ gene encoding type II 3-dehydroquinate dehydratase: MKKILVLHGPNLNRLGLREPNVYGSMTLKELDVLLNQEAKTAGISLTSKQSNNEAELIEMIHQAADDKMDYLIINPAAFTHTSIALRDALLAGNLPFIEVHISNIYARESFRHHSYFSDIAKGVISGLGVKGYSLALQAIINELN; the protein is encoded by the coding sequence ATGAAGAAAATACTTGTTCTCCACGGGCCAAACCTGAATCGTCTAGGATTACGCGAGCCTAATGTCTATGGCTCAATGACGTTAAAGGAGTTAGATGTCTTGTTAAATCAAGAAGCCAAAACTGCTGGCATCTCGCTTACCAGCAAACAAAGTAACAATGAGGCTGAATTGATTGAGATGATTCATCAGGCAGCAGACGATAAAATGGATTATCTCATTATTAATCCTGCCGCTTTTACCCATACAAGTATTGCCTTACGCGATGCCTTATTAGCTGGAAATCTTCCATTCATTGAGGTTCATATCAGCAATATCTATGCGCGCGAATCTTTTCGCCATCATTCTTATTTTTCCGATATCGCCAAAGGCGTTATCAGTGGGTTAGGAGTTAAGGGATATTCCCTGGCTCTGCAAGCAATTATCAACGAATTAAATTAG
- a CDS encoding elongation factor P hydroxylase — MSGVRHQYQDLITIFNRCFEARYNTKLVKGDTEPVYLPANGKQPYHAIFFAHGFFSSALHECAHWLIAGKERRKQVDYGYWYEPDGRTAEQQIIFQRVEAKPQALEWILSVAAGYRFYVSVDNLNGQALDVDAFKQAIYQQVVSYCERGLPQRAAHFRQELCQFYATPSPLMIEQFSIEKI; from the coding sequence TTGAGTGGTGTAAGGCATCAATATCAGGATTTAATTACCATTTTTAACCGTTGTTTTGAAGCGAGATACAACACGAAATTAGTTAAAGGGGATACAGAACCTGTTTATCTTCCTGCCAACGGAAAACAACCCTATCATGCCATTTTTTTTGCGCATGGCTTTTTTAGTAGTGCGCTCCATGAGTGTGCCCATTGGCTTATCGCAGGCAAGGAGCGCAGAAAACAAGTTGATTATGGTTATTGGTATGAGCCTGATGGCCGCACGGCAGAGCAACAAATTATTTTTCAACGGGTTGAAGCGAAACCACAGGCTTTAGAATGGATACTCTCCGTTGCTGCAGGATATCGTTTCTACGTTAGTGTTGATAATTTAAATGGGCAAGCCTTGGATGTTGATGCGTTTAAACAAGCTATTTATCAACAAGTAGTTTCTTATTGTGAACGAGGATTGCCGCAACGAGCTGCTCACTTTCGTCAGGAGTTATGTCAATTTTATGCAACACCGTCACCGTTGATGATAGAGCAGTTTAGTATCGAGAAAATTTAA
- the oadA gene encoding sodium-extruding oxaloacetate decarboxylase subunit alpha, whose protein sequence is MATTYITDVTLRDAHQCLIATRMRTEDMLPVCPKMDQVGFWAMEVWGGATFDACLRFLKEDPWLRLRQLRNALPNTRLSMLLRGQNLLGYRHYADDVVQAFVKLAANNGVDVFRVFDALNDVRNLRVALEAVKANKKHAQGTICYTTSPVHTLDNFVELGKALAEMGCDSIAIKDMAGLLTPAATVALYKALADATQLPIHLHSHSTSGLASMCHYQAVLAGCRHIDTAISSFSGGASHPATESLVAALAGTEYDTGLDLNILLDIGEYFKKVRKKYQQFESEAQDIDPRVQVYQVPGGMISNLYSQLKEQQALDKINAVHAEIPRVRHDLGYPPLVTPTSQIVGTQAVMNVLTGERYKTITNEVKLYCQGKYGAAPGKISQSLRKKAIGRTEIIDVRPADLIPQELSRLRQEIGELAKSDEDVLSYAMFPEIGKQFLEQRQNNALSPEPLISKTADVQGSSMSEFDITLHGESYHVKVAGYGERESGQQACFLWVDGVPEEVIIDLNDDAEEAVIAGKKRTSGPGDINVAMPGTIVNLNVEVGQQVTTGQVLLVLEAMKMETEIQAPFNGRVAEIFCQKGDKVTPAQVLMHVQKEG, encoded by the coding sequence ATGGCGACTACCTATATTACTGATGTTACTTTGCGTGACGCACACCAGTGCTTGATAGCGACTCGAATGCGTACGGAAGATATGCTGCCTGTATGTCCTAAAATGGATCAGGTTGGTTTTTGGGCAATGGAAGTTTGGGGAGGGGCAACCTTTGATGCCTGCTTGCGATTTTTAAAAGAAGATCCCTGGCTAAGATTGCGGCAATTACGTAATGCTTTACCCAATACCCGTTTATCAATGTTATTGCGCGGTCAAAATTTATTGGGTTATCGTCATTATGCTGATGACGTGGTGCAAGCTTTTGTGAAACTTGCCGCGAATAATGGTGTTGATGTCTTTCGTGTTTTTGATGCGTTAAATGATGTGCGTAATTTAAGGGTGGCCCTGGAAGCAGTCAAAGCAAATAAAAAACATGCGCAAGGAACAATTTGCTATACAACGAGTCCGGTTCACACCCTGGATAATTTTGTTGAATTAGGTAAAGCACTTGCTGAGATGGGTTGCGATAGCATTGCTATTAAAGACATGGCCGGTTTATTAACACCTGCTGCGACGGTGGCTTTATACAAGGCCTTGGCTGATGCGACGCAGTTACCTATTCATCTTCATAGTCATTCTACTTCCGGACTTGCTAGTATGTGCCACTACCAAGCCGTTCTTGCCGGTTGCAGGCATATTGATACAGCTATTTCCTCCTTTTCCGGGGGCGCTTCTCATCCTGCGACTGAATCATTAGTGGCGGCATTAGCAGGAACGGAGTATGACACTGGTTTAGATTTAAATATTCTTCTTGATATCGGTGAGTATTTCAAAAAAGTCCGTAAAAAATATCAACAATTTGAAAGTGAAGCCCAAGATATCGATCCCCGAGTACAAGTTTACCAAGTGCCAGGAGGAATGATTTCGAATCTGTACAGCCAATTAAAAGAACAACAAGCTCTGGATAAAATAAATGCTGTGCATGCTGAAATTCCTCGCGTACGCCATGATTTAGGTTATCCTCCATTAGTGACGCCAACATCGCAAATTGTTGGTACACAAGCGGTAATGAATGTTTTAACAGGGGAACGCTACAAAACCATTACCAATGAGGTCAAACTGTACTGCCAAGGCAAATACGGTGCTGCTCCTGGAAAAATTAGTCAAAGTTTACGTAAAAAAGCCATTGGTCGCACGGAAATTATTGATGTTCGGCCGGCTGATTTAATTCCCCAGGAACTTAGCCGCTTACGACAGGAAATTGGCGAGCTTGCAAAAAGCGATGAGGATGTTCTTTCTTATGCCATGTTCCCAGAAATTGGTAAGCAATTTTTAGAGCAACGACAAAATAATGCGCTTTCACCAGAGCCACTCATCTCCAAAACAGCGGATGTCCAGGGAAGTAGTATGTCAGAGTTTGATATTACATTACACGGTGAGAGTTATCATGTGAAGGTGGCAGGTTATGGTGAACGTGAAAGCGGACAGCAAGCTTGTTTTTTATGGGTAGACGGCGTGCCTGAAGAAGTTATTATTGACCTGAATGACGATGCAGAAGAAGCAGTGATAGCTGGTAAAAAAAGAACCTCTGGACCTGGAGATATTAACGTTGCTATGCCTGGAACTATCGTTAATCTTAATGTTGAAGTGGGACAACAAGTAACTACAGGGCAAGTGTTATTAGTGCTTGAGGCGATGAAAATGGAGACTGAAATCCAAGCGCCGTTTAATGGTAGGGTTGCTGAGATATTTTGCCAGAAAGGAGATAAAGTCACTCCTGCACAAGTCTTAATGCATGTGCAGAAAGAAGGGTAG
- a CDS encoding L-threonylcarbamoyladenylate synthase, with the protein MSTITTDIELAKTYLTRGDIVAIPTETVYGLAGNAEDETAIRKIYALKNRPLNHPLIMHVAQHWDLSRWVSFLPDYAQTLIDHFWPGPLTLVLQANMAEVSPLITGGQDTVALRCPKHPIAQKLLTELGFPLVAPSANPFGKISPTTAEHVRDSFNNKDLLILDGGRCQVGIESTILAATAPEHYQLLRHGVITEQEIIANLPGKSSQADSPIRAPGKLASHYQPEKPLHCFSDVNAIRQFCKETPSLVYVISFADPDNFPAHLHYQLPLSPEKAAFELYYQLRRADQSKAAVIAIELPPENDGWQGIRERIVKAGHR; encoded by the coding sequence ATGAGCACCATAACTACTGATATTGAATTAGCAAAAACTTACCTAACGCGCGGAGATATTGTTGCCATCCCTACAGAAACAGTTTATGGCCTTGCCGGCAACGCCGAAGATGAAACAGCCATTCGTAAAATTTATGCGCTAAAAAACAGGCCATTAAATCACCCTTTAATTATGCATGTGGCTCAACATTGGGATTTATCCAGGTGGGTTTCTTTTCTCCCAGATTATGCACAAACGCTGATTGATCATTTTTGGCCCGGACCATTAACCCTAGTCCTGCAAGCTAATATGGCTGAAGTTAGTCCACTTATAACCGGCGGCCAGGATACAGTTGCCTTACGTTGTCCCAAACACCCTATTGCCCAAAAACTGTTAACCGAGTTAGGCTTTCCTTTAGTGGCTCCTTCTGCCAATCCCTTTGGCAAAATTAGTCCAACAACCGCCGAACACGTCCGAGATAGTTTTAATAATAAGGATTTGCTCATTCTCGATGGTGGACGTTGCCAGGTAGGAATTGAGTCTACTATTCTTGCAGCAACAGCACCTGAGCATTATCAACTTTTACGACACGGCGTGATTACGGAACAGGAAATTATTGCCAATTTACCAGGTAAATCTTCGCAGGCTGACAGTCCAATTCGCGCTCCCGGAAAATTGGCAAGTCACTATCAACCAGAAAAACCACTGCATTGTTTTTCAGATGTCAACGCCATTCGCCAATTTTGCAAAGAAACACCTTCTTTAGTTTATGTAATTAGCTTTGCTGATCCAGACAACTTTCCTGCTCATTTGCATTATCAGCTTCCACTCTCACCAGAAAAGGCAGCATTTGAGTTGTATTATCAACTTCGACGAGCAGATCAATCAAAAGCCGCGGTTATCGCGATTGAATTACCTCCCGAAAATGATGGCTGGCAAGGCATTCGGGAGCGAATTGTAAAAGCTGGGCATCGATAA
- the proA gene encoding zinc metalloprotease ProA: protein MHPNFYLSPLVASLALTMASSVKAAEPISLQSESFKNLQQQFHLSLPGVRQATSAVSVDNLQFLRQHTDRNHVTHIRMQQQYAGFPVIGGYAIVHSKGNMAALLNTQNAVTMNGIVYRGLQQDLGQPAADFVKNGQIALQQLKDQYKDKNVSAEQVTPVVYIDEQHQAHWAYKVSIFVRHTDRIPERPTAIVDANTYQPFVKWNDIKTARVPAKGMGFGGNSKIGEYAFGKNYPLLDITREKRGSTCYMENTDVRVVDMKHDYYSNNRPMKFTCKKPADGTLTFWTGYKGDGYDRDNGAFSPTNDALYAGYVIKHMYQDWYGVQALTKADGSPMQLVMRVHYGEGYENAYWDGEQMTFGDGENMMYPLVSLGVGGHEVSHGFTEQHSNLEYYGQSGGMNEAFSDMAAQAAEFYSTGKNSWQIGPEIMKEDSGWDALRYMDKPSRDGMSIDTADEYNSGLDVHFSSGVFNHLFYILATKPGWDTRKAFDVMVKANMDYWTPSSTFDEGGCGVLTAARDLNYSLEDVKASLGEVAVKYDFCNLTNPS, encoded by the coding sequence ATGCACCCTAATTTTTATTTATCACCACTGGTTGCCTCTTTGGCATTAACAATGGCTTCATCGGTCAAGGCCGCAGAGCCAATATCTTTGCAGTCTGAATCATTCAAAAATTTGCAGCAACAATTTCACCTTTCACTCCCAGGTGTAAGACAAGCAACGTCTGCGGTTTCTGTCGATAACTTGCAATTTCTTAGACAGCACACTGACCGCAATCATGTGACTCATATTCGCATGCAACAGCAATATGCTGGTTTTCCAGTGATTGGGGGTTATGCTATTGTCCATAGTAAAGGTAATATGGCTGCTCTCCTAAATACGCAAAACGCAGTTACCATGAATGGTATTGTCTATCGTGGTTTGCAACAAGACTTAGGACAACCTGCTGCCGATTTTGTAAAAAATGGCCAAATCGCCCTGCAACAATTAAAAGATCAATACAAAGATAAAAATGTTAGTGCAGAACAAGTAACTCCTGTTGTTTATATTGATGAACAGCATCAAGCTCATTGGGCCTATAAGGTCAGTATTTTTGTACGCCATACCGATAGAATCCCTGAAAGGCCTACAGCAATTGTTGATGCCAACACTTATCAGCCTTTTGTTAAATGGAATGATATTAAAACGGCTCGTGTACCTGCAAAAGGAATGGGTTTCGGTGGTAACAGCAAAATTGGTGAGTATGCTTTCGGTAAAAATTATCCTCTACTCGATATTACCCGTGAAAAACGAGGCAGTACTTGTTACATGGAAAATACGGATGTTAGAGTAGTTGACATGAAGCACGATTATTATTCCAACAATAGACCCATGAAATTTACCTGTAAAAAACCTGCGGACGGGACACTTACTTTCTGGACTGGCTATAAAGGGGATGGTTATGACAGAGACAATGGCGCCTTCTCTCCCACAAACGATGCGCTTTATGCCGGTTATGTAATTAAGCATATGTATCAGGATTGGTATGGTGTGCAGGCTTTAACTAAAGCTGATGGCTCACCCATGCAGCTTGTGATGCGAGTTCACTATGGTGAGGGTTATGAAAATGCTTACTGGGATGGTGAGCAAATGACCTTTGGTGACGGCGAAAACATGATGTATCCTTTGGTTTCCTTAGGCGTAGGTGGTCATGAAGTCAGTCACGGTTTTACAGAGCAACATTCTAATCTTGAATATTACGGCCAATCAGGTGGAATGAATGAAGCTTTTTCTGATATGGCTGCACAAGCTGCGGAATTTTATTCTACGGGCAAAAATAGCTGGCAGATTGGTCCAGAAATTATGAAAGAAGATAGTGGATGGGATGCTCTTCGCTATATGGATAAGCCAAGTCGTGATGGGATGTCTATTGATACCGCAGATGAATATAACAGTGGTTTAGACGTGCATTTTTCTAGTGGTGTCTTTAATCATTTATTCTATATTCTAGCTACCAAACCTGGTTGGGATACGCGTAAAGCGTTTGATGTGATGGTGAAAGCGAATATGGATTATTGGACGCCGTCATCAACTTTTGATGAAGGTGGTTGTGGCGTACTAACTGCTGCCAGAGACCTAAATTATTCGCTGGAAGATGTAAAGGCTTCTCTTGGCGAAGTTGCCGTGAAGTATGATTTTTGCAATTTAACCAATCCTTCCTAA
- a CDS encoding alpha/beta fold hydrolase, with product MKTFDIAIPGFNISGKAFGNPDLPPMIALHGWLDNANSFELLAPYITNHFYLLAIDLPGHGHSSHLPEGCYYHFTDGIFTFLEIIKALQLKQVHLLGHSMGACLASLIAGVAPEKILSMVLIEGLGPFSKSEETCRKQLAQYLQHTQHKEKEAKPYASLTLAAQARAKRGYLSLEHAEILCQRGTREFQGAFYWRHDRRLLTPTPLRMTEGQILSCLRNITAKSCLIWAKDNSIFNEYDMETRTRAVANLKVYHLAGGHHLHMEHPAAIAQCLAEFYGF from the coding sequence ATGAAAACATTTGATATTGCAATTCCTGGTTTTAATATTTCCGGTAAAGCTTTTGGTAATCCTGATTTACCACCGATGATTGCTCTTCATGGGTGGTTAGATAATGCCAACTCCTTCGAATTGCTAGCACCTTATATTACAAATCATTTTTATCTTCTGGCTATCGACTTACCAGGCCATGGCCATTCTTCTCATTTACCAGAAGGTTGTTATTATCATTTTACCGATGGCATTTTTACTTTTCTAGAAATTATTAAAGCATTGCAATTAAAACAAGTTCATTTATTAGGTCACTCAATGGGTGCTTGTCTTGCAAGCCTCATCGCCGGTGTCGCTCCAGAAAAGATCCTATCAATGGTTTTAATTGAAGGCTTAGGCCCTTTTTCAAAATCGGAAGAAACTTGTCGCAAACAATTGGCACAATACTTACAACATACTCAGCATAAAGAAAAAGAAGCAAAACCTTATGCATCACTGACCCTAGCCGCCCAAGCACGAGCTAAACGAGGTTATTTATCCCTGGAACACGCAGAAATTCTCTGCCAAAGAGGAACACGAGAATTTCAGGGCGCTTTTTATTGGCGTCATGATAGACGTCTTTTAACACCTACACCACTACGGATGACCGAGGGCCAGATTCTTTCCTGTTTGCGAAACATTACAGCAAAAAGCTGCTTGATATGGGCAAAGGATAATTCCATTTTTAATGAGTATGACATGGAGACTCGCACTCGCGCTGTAGCCAATTTAAAAGTTTATCACTTGGCAGGTGGCCATCATCTACATATGGAACATCCCGCAGCAATTGCTCAGTGTTTAGCTGAGTTTTATGGCTTTTGA